The DNA window CCATAGCTCTGACCGCGGCGCCGGCCGTGGCGGGCGGCAGTCACGAACCGGGCCCCGGCGCCAGTCCCGGTCCCAGTCCGACCGCTGGGCCGGCGGTGGTCTACATCTGGTACGCCGATGGCAGCCCGGCCCCCTCGGAGAGCGCCTGCGCCGGCAAGCTGCCGCCTGCCTATTCATGCACCTTCGGCGTCGACATCGACGACTGCAAGCACCAGGTGCAAGCGTACCTGGACGACTGGTACGCCGATCTGAACGTCGTCTTCACCTATAACAAACCGACCAGCGGACAATTCTTCACGGTGATCGTCACCGCCTTGGGCGGCGACTGGTGCAACCCGGGGTATGACCAGCGGGTGGGCGGCGTGGCGCCGATCTCGTGCGAACGCATTTTAGACGACGGCACCTGCTATGCGTTCCAGTGCGGCCACGACTCGAAGACGTGCGCCACCATCATCTCCCAGGAGCAGGCCCATCTTGTCGGCCTGGAACATACCAGCAGTCCGACCGATGCGATGTACGTCTACGTCTCGTCCACCAGCGATGGCTTCGAAGACAAAGAGAATCCGGTGGCGAACAGCGTTTGTAACCGGATCACCCAGAACTCGTTTCAGGCCATGCGCGATCGGCTGGGGTTGTGGCCGGGCGGCATGAAGCCGGATCCGTTCCTCGACACCGTCAAAGGAACGCTGCCGGCGGTGGCCGTCTATCCGGGCGAGCTGCAGGGATCAGCCTACGGCTGCGCGATCGCCGGCGGAGACAGCGCCGGGCTCAACGACGGGTCGTCCGATGGCGGGCGGTTTCTGGTGGCGATCGTCGCGCTGGCGCTGCTGAGCGGACGCCGGCGCGCCGGTCGTTTCGACGCTCGTTGATCGCGCGCTTTCGGACGCGTTCGGATCCGGTGTCCCACCTCTCGGCACCTCGCGCGACGTTCATGGCGCAGACGATTCGAAACGCGCGACAACACAGGTCTTGACGTCACATCAAAGCTGCGCCTATATGCTGCGCCAACGAGGATGAATCCTCTCTTTCGGCCTAGGCACAACACACTCGCAAACGTCTCCCTTTTCGTGCTCGCGGCGGGCGCGCTGGGAACGGTGGGCGGGTTGCTTCTTTACGTCCGGACCCCTTACGCCCGCGGGATGCAGGATCCGATCGAACAGCCGATCCAGTTCGACCATCGGCACCACACCCGTGACGAAGGCATCGACTGTCGGTACTGCCACAACACCGTCGACAGATCCCCGCACGCCAGCATTCCCCCGACGCAACTTTGTCTCAACTGCCACTCGCAGGTGTGGAACAAGAGCCCGCTCCTGGAACCGGTGCGGCAAAGCTTCTTCGAGAACAAGCCCCTCGAATGGCGGCGCGTCTACAAGGTTCC is part of the Polyangia bacterium genome and encodes:
- a CDS encoding cytochrome c3 family protein is translated as MNPLFRPRHNTLANVSLFVLAAGALGTVGGLLLYVRTPYARGMQDPIEQPIQFDHRHHTRDEGIDCRYCHNTVDRSPHASIPPTQLCLNCHSQVWNKSPLLEPVRQSFFENKPLEWRRVYKVPEFVYFNHAIHVNKGVGCVSCHGRVDQQAAVEKSTTLTMGFCLDCHRNPEPNLRPVEEVTNMAWKPEGDPDEEGRMLAAKNEIHTRTSCTTCHR